AGTGAACTGCGCCGGGACGAGTTCATGGAAGCGGAACGACTCGAGGAGCTCAATCTCGCCGGCAACTGGTTAACACATCTGAACGGATCGCTGCTCAACTGCAAGGGACTGATCAATGCCAACTTTAGCGAGAACCGTCTGCAGGAGTTTTCACTGAAAGAGGTGGCCGGTTTGCGGAAGCTACGGTTACTCGATCTGTCCCACAACCGGATCGAGGTGCTGAGCGGTCGGATGGAAAATATGATCGACTCGGGACTTATCATTTCTGAGCTGCGGCTCAATAACAATCGGCTACGATCGCTGGACGGTGCACTGATGGGGTTGAACAATCTGCGCATTCTGAACGTGGCACACAACGAGCTGCAGACGATCACACCGAACGATCTGATCGGTATGGAGGAGCTAGAACGGCTCGATCTGTCATTCAACCAGCTCAAGACGCTGGAGGAACTGTCCAAGGTATGTCCTGCCGGGTCGGACAGGCTTTCCGATGCAGTACCGTACACTTACTCCGTTCTGTTCTGGGTTTCTTCTTTATTGTAGACGTTCCTGCCCTCACTGGAGTCGTTGAATGCGTCCTACAATCAGCTGACGACGATGCACAAGGACTTCCACGGACTGCCTATTCTGTGTGTGGCCGATCTTTCGAAGAATATGATCCGAGAGCTCTCAGTCGATCTCGTATCGAACACACGCTGCAGCAATCATGGCGTTCCGAATCGGTTGGAGATCTTCCTCGATGGTACGTTTGCTCTTCTTGAGATTTATAGAACAGCTGAAAGAGTCTTCATGTCTGAGATGTGTAGAACCATTGAGATGTGAGATGTGTATTTATCGGCCGTGATCAGCCATTAAAGTCTAGGATGTACTTCAATCCCTCTCAGTAATTGATGTGTTCGAGAGTATTCTTCAATCAACCTTAACAACTGCCATCGACCATCTCTTTTAATGTGTATTCGGTTTACTCCTTTATTCTAGAAAATCCTGTACTCTGCAACGAATCCCTACCGGAGCTGATCAATCAGATGGAGTTCTATCACACACGTCTAAACGGTGTAGCGCACTGTATCGTACCACAGCAGATGCCAGTAGAGACACCGATCTTCATCCAACCACCGATCGCTATGCTGCAGCCGCTGCTCAAACCTCAAGCTCCGCTCGTACCTTCGAATGTCATGATCCAACCGCCCTCGATCGTACAGATACTCGTCCCTTCGACACTTGTCATGCCAGCCGCCGCCGTAGCACCAcctcaaccaccaccaccacaactaCCGTCAGCCTCGGCTGCGCTTTCCGTTACTGGCCCGATCACGCCGATCCTTCCCGCCGGTGTACCACTCGCCCTTGCCACCGTCGCACCGATACCGATCCTGTACGAAACTTCCACAAACGCACCGGTTCCTCCACCACCAGGCTTCCACTCACCGATCGGTTCGTCCAGTATCGTTAACGCGGGAGTTTCTCCTTCTACCAGTGGTCCTTCACTTCCGAACAGCATCCCACAGACGCATCTGCCGGATCTACCCGCGAACGACGATGACGAGTTGGACGATGAACCGGGCGTCAGTGTACTGACCATCCCGCAGCAACAACCGTACGATGAGCTGAAGTACGAAACCGCTCCAGCACAGGAGGAACCACACGGGCACCATTCTGGAGTGGCCGGTTCCGAACCGGGACATACGATCCAGGACGATAACAACGATATTGCTCGTTCGGCAATCGGTACGCATGGTAACTCCGAGGATGGTACGATCATCCCCAGCACAACAACCACAACGACCATGCAGACAATTTTGGAATTCAAAAACCTCATCCACGATGGCAGCTACGGTGCGTCGGCGTCTTCTTCGTCCGCCATATTGGTACTGCCACCGGAGGTCTTACCGTTGCCGCTCGACAAAGCACAAGGGTTAGCGACGGAACCGGAAGAGGAACCACCGGAAACGCAACAGGACCAGCACGTAGAGTTGGAAAGTGATTTGCAGTGAAACGATCACCATTGAAGGTTGAGACAATCTCgccgatttttttcttctcctctttCGGACAAACCCCAGACCGATGCAAGAAGCGAAGAGTTAGAAGCAACACGACGTATCGTCACGTGTCTGGCTAAGCGAGCGCGTGCTCTTcggtgatggttttgttttgtattggttttttgtttgtttgttttcgtgttAAGCAGAAGAAGCTTAGAGGGCAATTTAGGGCCAGGGCTGTTTAGCTTAGAACGCTAATGACTGAAAGATTTCTGGGCAGATGAGACGGAACAGCACATTTTGGGACACCGTACAGAGCGGTCCTCACAGATAAGGAGGAGCCATTGAGCGGGATTGATCAGGATGAAAATTGGgacaaaccataaaaaaaagcatccacaAATCGCGTCTCGTAAAATTGACTAAAAATGCAGTAGTACCACACtccagtttttattttctcgatTCGTTGCGATTCTAAGCTGGAGTATACTTCgtaaggaaatattttttcttttcctttgttagtggttttttttcgtgtttgtttgtttttttggcgtCCAATTATACCGCACGCAAggcaattttaaattattcataatgCCATTCATCACGAATCCCAAGAATCCTTTGTTAGGTAAATGTGTGATTGTGAGGTTAAGTGTTTCAGTATGTGCGGATGAGTGATTGCTAGTaaatgcttgtgtgtgtgtgtgtgtgtgtgtgactgtaTGTGTGATTGTTTGTATGAATATAATAATCAGTATCGCGATGGAAATTAAAACAGCCAAAATCATATAACAGCTTTGATCATATAAAGCTGAATGTTTACCTTCATGtaacgaaaaagaaagagagttcgagagtggaaaaaagagagagagagagagagagagagagagagaaaagtaaCGCAGTATGGCTGTGTTGATTGTGGAATTCTATCTCTATTCCCATACGCGATTTTGTTTGACGTGCCATTTGAATgcatatatataaatatatacatattctGCTTGCCATGTAAGACGCATAATAGTTAGTTAACAATAATATtccttttgtttagttttagccactttttttcttcgctttcttCTTTAAGATTTGGCttacattttgtgtttttgtttgtttgtttatttgtttaccatAAAACATTGGATCGGTTGACTTAAAATAGGCTTTGGTTTAGTTGAAGTCAGAcagagagaataaaaaaacagattagGAAGAAACTTTGAcgaaataataagaaacagTGAATGACAAAGCAAACGTTATACAAAAGATATAACACGAAACactaaaacaagcaaaacataaaaccggcaatgagaaaacgtaaagaTGAACAATGGCAGCCCCAGTTTGAGCAATTGCAACTAATAATCATCATTTTACTGTTAAATGATATTTCTAAAAGTAACGGTATCTAGTAGTAGAATATTAATGagtttaatataataataattattactaTTATGGCCAGCACGCAGCACTATACGGTAGTACTGTGAAACAGAAGAACGTTacagaatgaaacaaaaaaaaacacacgaaaccaACCTAATATACGACGATACGAAGGCGCAACAAAGTAAGGAAGAAGAGAACACGGAAGATTGAAGAATGCTATACAGCAATTTGTAATTATTAGTGTGGTTTCAAatgcgtttgtgtttttctttcctattttttcAGTAGCATAGTGATAGAAAACTTTTTACTAAGCAGCGAACATCCATCAACAGGCTGAGGTTTGATAAATTTAGTACTGAAAAACGCAATCGTACTAACAAAATCCAGTAGTGCATCAAAACTTTTTGAATAGGCAAAAATGTGACGAGACAAACATCTGTTCGCATCATAGCgcttatttgaataaaatgtgaatttaattgcaaataaaaattaagaaaaacaagtaaaatataataaatttgaataaattcagCGAAAAAACGAACTCGAAACgcttcatttaaaattatttcaaccgTTTATATGGTTGAAGCGTTTCTAGTGGTTTATGTCTTCGCTAAAAAACCCTCAAACGCGCAAAGTTGTAACTAAACTAGAGCTTTTGCAATCACTCGAACTTTTGGTTAGTGTCTTGGAAGAATTTTAGTACAAATTCGATTTTAAAATTGAGCTTTACTATCATTCGAAACTTTTTGGTTTGTGACCTGACTATATTTTCGAATGCAACTTTATTCTTGTATGTTCAACAATTTCGCTCAAGATTGCACACAAGAACCACACGCTACAATGTTTGGtttgtgtcttgggtaatttaaaactatttcgtttcaaataaaaattttcgcTGGTTGGTAGCTGATGTTACCTCTTTTGTGGGATGCTCTTCTGTTATTTCGAATGATAAAATTCGTCGTTTTTCGAGGATTTAGCGCAACAAGCGACTGGTAAAAACGAAAGTAAAACGATTATTCGACACCAGGAGAGCATCCACGTAGGAGGAAACATTCTCGTAAGTTGTTTCAATGTTACCCGGCGTTAagcgcttagcaattgtcgcgtatacttttatttaaccctttttttaggtttttccttttcaaataaaaaaaaaacaaacaaaaaatgataagaaaaaatttaaaatttgaaaatttcctaagtctatcgacttagcttttttgagaattttagcaaaatttataaatgtgataaattttaatgcgaatttgttgcaataagtttcttttcactcaaataatgcgttaaattaaaaaaagaatgaaaaatcagaaaaaaattttacaacaaatttccactcgaaaatttcataaggcttaccccttacgtttttttttgggaaattttgcaaaaaaattcaaattgatttattttaatgccaattggttgcaataagtttcttttcactcaaataatgttttaaacaaaaaaaagaatgaaaaattataaaaaaattgaaaaattataaaaatttgaaaatttcataaggctcatttttgcgccaagttttggctataactcggtcggtatccaacggatcgccaatctttaacctgtggtcgatagatggcaccaatggctacattttcttcttggacggccatgccctcagatgtctgtgccagaagatattcgaggaacgaagttccttaccctgtttgaggaaatgtaaaattttcctcatttttgcgccaagttttggttataactcggtcggtatccaacggatcgccaatctttaacctgtggtcgatagatggcaccaatggctacattttcttcttggacggccatgccctcagatgtctgggccagaagttattcgaggaaccaagttccttaccctgtttgagaaaatgtaaaattttcctcatttttgcgccaagttttggctataactcggtcggtatccaacggatcgccaatctttaacctgtggtcgatagatggcaccaatggctacattttcttcttggacggctatgccctcagatgtctgggccagaagttattcgaggaaccaagttccttaccctgtttgagaaaatgtaaaattttcctcatttttgaacaatttagcaaaatttataaatgtgataaattttaatgcgaatttgttgcaataagtttcttttcactcaaataatgctttaaacaaaaaaaagaatgaaaaatcagaaaaaaaattttcaaaaaatttccactcgaaaatttcataaggcttaccccttacgttttttttgggaaattttgcaaaaaaattcaaattgatttattttaatgccaattggttgcaataagtttgtgataaattttaatgcgatttttttgcaataagtttcttttcactcaaataatgctttaaacaaaaaaaagaatgaaaaatcagaaaaaaaattttcaaaaaatttccactcgaaaatttcataaggcttaccccttacgttttttttgggaaattttgcaaaaaaattcaaattgatttattttaatgccaattggttgcaataagtttcttttcactcaaataatgttttaaacaaaaaaagaatgaaaaattataaaaaaattgaaaaattataaaaatttgaaaatttcataaggctcatttttgcgccaagttttggctataactcggtcggtatccaacggatcgccaatctttaacctgtggtcgatagattgcaccaatggctacattttcttcttggacggccatgccctcagatgtctgtgccagaagatattcgaggaacgaagttccttaccctgtttgaggaaatgtaaaattttcctcatttttgcgccaagttttggttataactcggtcggtatccaacggatcgccaatctttaacctgtggtcgatagatggcaccaatggctacattttcttcttggacggccatgccctcagatgtctgggccagaagttattcgaggaaccaagttccttaccctgtttgagaaaatgtaaaattttcctcatttttgaacaatttagcaaaatttataaatgtgataaattttaatgcgaatttgttgcaataagtttcttttcactcaaataatgctttaaacaa
The DNA window shown above is from Anopheles funestus chromosome 3RL, idAnoFuneDA-416_04, whole genome shotgun sequence and carries:
- the LOC125771643 gene encoding insulin-like growth factor-binding protein complex acid labile subunit; this encodes MATLLYTIIGMTASASLNCAVRREISPCTCSPGLFANNIDVKCEQMESFGQVVNALQDRFTEDHNIWLTISHSQLLDLAALSFWEMNMNIKSLRINFDNLSHLPVSSFRNLPRLDLFSAADNLLEEIPPDMFEQMPNLGTLDLARSRIRYISSDTFQHLQNLRHLVVGNNQLQRIDTDALPKTIHSLQLSLNQLRSLNGSIRHLDELKWLFINENNLTTLAGELPLGSPNLVMITAQNNQLEQLPAELRFLKNLDNLCVPGNRLRSLDGLLARATHLTKLLAQDNQISELRRDEFMEAERLEELNLAGNWLTHLNGSLLNCKGLINANFSENRLQEFSLKEVAGLRKLRLLDLSHNRIEVLSGRMENMIDSGLIISELRLNNNRLRSLDGALMGLNNLRILNVAHNELQTITPNDLIGMEELERLDLSFNQLKTLEELSKTFLPSLESLNASYNQLTTMHKDFHGLPILCVADLSKNMIRELSVDLVSNTRCSNHGVPNRLEIFLDENPVLCNESLPELINQMEFYHTRLNGVAHCIVPQQMPVETPIFIQPPIAMLQPLLKPQAPLVPSNVMIQPPSIVQILVPSTLVMPAAAVAPPQPPPPQLPSASAALSVTGPITPILPAGVPLALATVAPIPILYETSTNAPVPPPPGFHSPIGSSSIVNAGVSPSTSGPSLPNSIPQTHLPDLPANDDDELDDEPGVSVLTIPQQQPYDELKYETAPAQEEPHGHHSGVAGSEPGHTIQDDNNDIARSAIGTHGNSEDGTIIPSTTTTTTMQTILEFKNLIHDGSYGASASSSSAILVLPPEVLPLPLDKAQGLATEPEEEPPETQQDQHVELESDLQ